In a single window of the Leptospira sanjuanensis genome:
- the fliD gene encoding flagellar filament capping protein FliD: protein MPAFTIPGLSSGQDTNMIVKKLVELEAKPIRRLEQQNSFNKAQVKAWNDLKVVTTDLQNKTRALISFTAPFAMKNIVSEPEGVVSGDASRSASAGKRKIEIKDLATFHQISGEKTDANKQIPAGKFKIFSGDSEKEIEFTGGTIRDLASSIKISAAGLVNTGLVKVDGDNYVLTLTAGLSGKDRKLKFEDANGVLQAANLVGATEPADPPKVINLLPEADQISVFQPEKYGMAADAKPVYKEENNKKWMEIASVASFQFGIPTTELKKNTRIELITSTEFAPEDKLELGILYKENDKEKMIFETASKQEGKIVLNLKTFPSGQKAHKILFANSSGKTVILDSLHVVIPGEFRGAKPAKEIAEAKDAVFLVDGIEVNRPKNEGLTDVLDGVSLNLLKKTEGPVSIDIKTDSDKGLEMIKEFVAAYNTVLKFGKDATAVDKNAQVKDGKDEGGEIGQTFWEGKTKTGLLSGEHTVLRLIAGMKTVASSSYPVSGENPVRMLSDIGISTGSVGSKWADIQDGFLVLDEEKLRVKLAENPDSVRNLFAIDTNSDARMDTGVGVDLLEHVKPYTQYAGGLVSGKVKMLEEQVTDNNKKIKEYENHLVSYEKKLKSKFLYMEQGVGKNKAVGAYLNNNLKGARNE from the coding sequence ATGCCCGCATTTACGATTCCAGGACTTAGTTCCGGACAAGACACGAATATGATCGTAAAGAAATTGGTGGAATTGGAAGCCAAACCGATCCGCCGTCTTGAGCAACAGAATTCGTTTAACAAAGCTCAAGTGAAAGCGTGGAACGACCTCAAAGTAGTCACAACCGATCTGCAAAATAAAACAAGAGCACTCATCTCCTTTACCGCTCCGTTTGCGATGAAGAATATCGTTTCCGAACCGGAAGGCGTAGTCAGCGGAGACGCTTCCCGTTCCGCAAGCGCCGGCAAACGAAAGATAGAAATCAAAGATCTCGCGACCTTTCATCAAATCTCCGGGGAAAAAACGGACGCGAACAAACAAATTCCCGCAGGTAAGTTCAAAATTTTTTCGGGCGATTCCGAAAAGGAAATCGAATTCACCGGAGGAACGATCCGCGATCTCGCTTCTTCCATTAAAATTTCGGCGGCGGGTCTTGTGAATACCGGACTTGTAAAAGTCGACGGTGACAATTACGTTCTTACTCTTACCGCAGGTTTATCGGGCAAGGATCGCAAACTCAAATTCGAAGACGCGAACGGAGTGTTACAAGCGGCCAATCTTGTGGGTGCGACCGAACCGGCCGACCCTCCGAAAGTGATCAACCTTCTTCCCGAAGCGGATCAGATCTCCGTCTTTCAACCGGAAAAATACGGAATGGCCGCGGATGCAAAACCGGTTTATAAAGAAGAGAATAACAAGAAGTGGATGGAAATCGCGAGCGTCGCTTCCTTTCAGTTCGGAATTCCGACCACGGAATTGAAAAAGAACACTAGAATCGAGCTGATCACTTCGACCGAGTTCGCACCGGAAGATAAACTAGAATTAGGAATTCTTTATAAAGAAAACGATAAGGAAAAGATGATTTTCGAAACCGCCTCCAAGCAGGAAGGAAAAATCGTTTTGAACTTGAAGACGTTCCCCTCTGGTCAAAAGGCGCACAAGATTCTTTTTGCGAACTCGAGCGGAAAAACGGTAATATTAGATTCTTTGCATGTGGTAATTCCGGGAGAATTCAGAGGAGCGAAACCCGCAAAGGAAATCGCGGAAGCGAAGGACGCAGTGTTTCTCGTGGACGGGATCGAAGTCAACCGTCCCAAAAACGAAGGGCTCACCGACGTACTCGACGGAGTTTCGCTCAACCTTCTTAAAAAAACCGAAGGACCGGTGAGCATTGACATCAAAACGGATTCGGACAAAGGTCTTGAGATGATCAAGGAATTCGTCGCGGCCTACAACACCGTTTTGAAATTCGGAAAGGACGCGACCGCGGTCGATAAAAACGCCCAAGTCAAGGATGGAAAGGACGAAGGTGGAGAAATCGGCCAAACCTTTTGGGAAGGAAAAACCAAAACCGGTCTTTTGTCCGGAGAACATACCGTGCTTCGTCTGATCGCGGGAATGAAAACCGTCGCGAGTTCCTCATATCCCGTGAGCGGCGAAAATCCCGTTCGAATGTTAAGCGACATCGGTATCAGCACCGGAAGCGTTGGAAGCAAATGGGCCGATATACAGGACGGATTTTTAGTTTTGGACGAGGAGAAACTTCGCGTAAAACTCGCCGAAAATCCGGACAGCGTCAGAAATCTTTTTGCGATCGATACGAACTCGGACGCAAGAATGGACACCGGCGTCGGAGTCGATCTTCTCGAACACGTTAAACCTTACACGCAATACGCGGGCGGACTCGTTTCCGGTAAGGTGAAGATGCTCGAAGAACAAGTCACCGATAACAACAAGAAGATCAAGGAATACGAAAACCATCTCGTGAGTTACGAGAAAAAACTGAAGTCCAAGTTTCTTTATATGGAACAGGGAGTCGGTAAGAACAAAGCCGTGGGCGCTTATTTGAACAACAATCTCAAAGGCGCGAGAAACGAGTGA
- a CDS encoding MIP/aquaporin family protein, which produces MISPFLGEFLGTFVLILLGNGVVAGVLLERSKSKDGGWIVITAGWAFAVMLGVFTSNAFGSSDAHLNPAVTLAFAIKSGDPSKLFSYIPAQIGGAFFGAVFNYLHYLPHWKETQDPGKILAVFSTEPAISHIASNFFSEFLGTFLLILGIVSIFSPSMPGLSVHFGTFLVGILVWSIGLSMGGTTGYAINPARDLGPRLAHFLLPIAGKGSSNWKYAWLPVIAPLSGAACAGWLLGFLKI; this is translated from the coding sequence ATGATATCGCCTTTTTTGGGAGAATTTTTAGGAACCTTCGTTTTAATTCTTTTGGGAAACGGAGTCGTCGCCGGAGTTTTACTGGAACGAAGTAAATCCAAGGACGGAGGCTGGATCGTGATCACCGCCGGATGGGCCTTTGCGGTTATGCTCGGAGTTTTTACGTCCAACGCGTTCGGAAGTTCGGACGCACATCTCAATCCCGCGGTAACGTTGGCTTTTGCGATCAAGTCGGGCGATCCTTCCAAACTTTTCTCTTACATTCCGGCGCAAATCGGAGGAGCTTTTTTCGGAGCCGTATTCAATTATCTGCATTATCTTCCGCACTGGAAAGAAACTCAGGACCCCGGAAAAATTCTCGCGGTGTTTTCGACCGAACCCGCAATTTCGCATATCGCGTCCAACTTTTTCAGCGAATTCTTGGGAACGTTCCTGCTCATCTTAGGAATCGTTTCGATCTTCTCCCCTTCCATGCCCGGCTTAAGCGTTCACTTCGGAACCTTTCTCGTGGGAATTCTCGTTTGGAGCATCGGTCTGTCGATGGGAGGAACGACCGGATACGCGATCAACCCGGCGCGCGACTTGGGCCCGAGACTCGCGCATTTTCTTTTGCCGATCGCGGGAAAAGGTTCTTCCAATTGGAAATACGCGTGGCTTCCTGTGATCGCTCCCTTGAGCGGTGCGGCCTGTGCGGGATGGCTGCTCGGATTTTTGAAAATTTAA
- a CDS encoding M23 family metallopeptidase translates to MRSLAFVLFFSFFSIWNLSAQPGDLKGECKPKDWICVLTRTTNNTVEFYVQNKTPSGEYPFTVYFNFTTLENFESDVALPFHFVSKGTPEPKKILTLSPIDAHKEFAYNSSIYIKAGDIYAPMSKKIIYRLPFESVSRVGQGYNGKSTHSGEFPFALDFSLPEGSSILAARDGLIISVEDKYKERGTTAYFQDKANYIRILHKDGSVAEYGHLKYKGVLVKVGQIVQKGEKIGLSGNTGFSSAPHLHFHVLKPTEKFQRLVSFPTSFETDEGVLDELKRGFVYWNPSNLLPAGKLFFEEDLKICSEFVQKKLFDCEDKFNPQKRPILALEVRKPGKYDLKVEVCNPDSICKRLDWNLTPEQIIAVFYFDWSLFPQQPGKYKIQVINDIEIIKTWVVERE, encoded by the coding sequence ATGCGAAGTCTCGCCTTTGTCCTATTTTTTTCGTTTTTCTCGATTTGGAACTTATCTGCACAACCGGGAGATTTAAAAGGAGAATGCAAACCGAAGGATTGGATCTGCGTTCTCACCCGAACTACAAACAACACAGTAGAGTTCTACGTTCAAAACAAAACTCCTTCGGGAGAATATCCGTTTACGGTTTATTTCAACTTCACGACCCTTGAGAATTTCGAATCGGACGTTGCGCTCCCGTTTCACTTCGTTTCCAAGGGAACCCCGGAACCGAAAAAAATTCTTACGTTGAGTCCCATCGACGCACATAAGGAATTTGCTTACAACTCTAGTATCTATATTAAAGCCGGAGATATATACGCTCCGATGTCAAAGAAGATAATCTACCGATTGCCTTTCGAATCCGTCTCCAGGGTCGGACAAGGATATAACGGAAAGTCTACTCATTCCGGCGAATTTCCTTTCGCACTGGATTTTTCCCTTCCCGAAGGGAGTTCCATCCTTGCCGCAAGAGATGGTCTTATTATCTCAGTCGAAGACAAGTATAAAGAAAGAGGAACCACGGCATATTTTCAGGACAAAGCCAACTATATTCGAATTCTTCATAAAGATGGAAGCGTAGCCGAATACGGTCATTTGAAATATAAAGGCGTTTTAGTAAAAGTAGGACAGATTGTTCAAAAAGGAGAAAAGATAGGACTTTCGGGTAATACAGGTTTTAGTAGTGCACCTCACCTTCATTTTCACGTTCTTAAACCTACAGAAAAATTTCAACGTCTAGTATCATTTCCGACTTCCTTCGAAACCGATGAGGGTGTTTTAGACGAGCTAAAACGCGGGTTCGTTTATTGGAATCCCTCCAACCTTTTACCGGCGGGAAAACTTTTCTTCGAGGAAGATCTCAAAATCTGCTCGGAGTTCGTACAGAAAAAACTTTTCGACTGCGAGGATAAATTCAACCCTCAGAAAAGACCGATTCTCGCTTTGGAAGTGCGAAAACCCGGAAAATACGATTTAAAAGTGGAAGTCTGCAATCCGGATTCGATCTGTAAAAGACTTGATTGGAACTTGACCCCAGAACAGATTATAGCCGTTTTTTATTTCGATTGGAGTCTTTTTCCGCAACAACCGGGAAAGTATAAAATCCAAGTCATCAACGATATCGAAATCATCAAAACCTGGGTCGTTGAACGAGAATGA
- a CDS encoding GyrI-like domain-containing protein, protein MNFRIETLTPKLLVGNRMTMSLLENKTGELWRNFMPRKREITNSVATELYSMQIYDASYFQNFNPGTSFEKWATIEVDDFNSVPSEMETTILPGGLYAVFLHKGSSNEGPKVFQYIFGTWLPNSEYVLDHRPHFEKLGEKYKNEDPNSEEEFWIPIRQKSQA, encoded by the coding sequence ATGAATTTTAGAATCGAGACTCTGACTCCGAAGTTACTGGTCGGAAACCGAATGACCATGTCCCTTCTGGAAAATAAAACGGGAGAACTTTGGCGCAACTTCATGCCGAGAAAAAGAGAGATCACGAACAGTGTCGCAACGGAACTGTACTCGATGCAGATCTATGATGCTTCTTATTTTCAAAATTTCAATCCGGGCACAAGCTTTGAAAAATGGGCGACGATCGAAGTCGACGATTTCAATTCGGTTCCGTCGGAGATGGAAACGACGATCCTGCCCGGAGGACTTTACGCGGTCTTTTTGCATAAAGGTTCGTCGAACGAAGGGCCGAAGGTTTTTCAATACATCTTCGGAACTTGGCTGCCGAACTCGGAATACGTTTTAGATCATAGACCTCATTTCGAAAAATTGGGAGAGAAATACAAAAACGAGGATCCGAATTCGGAAGAAGAATTTTGGATTCCGATCAGGCAAAAATCACAAGCCTGA
- a CDS encoding NAD(P)H-dependent oxidoreductase codes for MDLLEKLNWRYATKRMTGQKVPQEKVDRILESVRLTASGFGLQPYQVLVVEDEELKRKIHPIANNQPQILESSHILIFAAWDQVTESRIKDYIELIARTRNTSVESLQGFQNSMLGWLKSQTPESSFNWAAKQTYIGFGTGIVAAAVEGVDATPMEGFNPAALDELLHLKEKGLRSTSILTLGYRDAENDRLVNAPKVRKAKEDFVIEYSSAEVI; via the coding sequence ATGGATTTATTGGAAAAACTCAACTGGAGATACGCGACCAAAAGAATGACGGGTCAGAAGGTTCCTCAAGAAAAAGTGGATCGAATCTTAGAATCGGTGCGCTTGACCGCGTCCGGTTTCGGATTACAACCTTATCAGGTTCTGGTAGTTGAAGACGAAGAATTAAAACGCAAAATTCATCCCATCGCCAACAATCAACCTCAAATATTAGAATCCTCTCATATACTTATCTTTGCCGCGTGGGACCAAGTCACTGAAAGCAGGATCAAAGATTATATCGAACTGATCGCAAGAACGAGAAACACTTCCGTCGAATCTCTGCAAGGCTTTCAAAATTCTATGCTTGGCTGGCTGAAATCGCAAACACCCGAGTCTAGTTTTAACTGGGCGGCGAAACAGACCTACATCGGCTTTGGAACGGGAATCGTAGCCGCCGCGGTGGAAGGAGTGGATGCTACTCCCATGGAAGGGTTTAATCCCGCCGCGCTCGACGAATTGCTTCATTTGAAGGAAAAAGGACTGAGATCCACGTCCATTTTAACGCTCGGTTATCGCGATGCGGAGAACGACAGGCTCGTAAATGCACCTAAGGTTCGTAAGGCGAAAGAAGATTTCGTGATCGAGTATTCTTCAGCCGAAGTTATCTGA
- a CDS encoding Rrf2 family transcriptional regulator produces MAIPSRYAVAIHILTFLEDGKGKDTTSDTIAESVGTNPAIVRTLIGKLRKAGLVYTRQGVPGASLTKPASEIRLSDIYRAIEASECLFNVHDHPKQDCSVGMGILPTLECMFAQAQAALEAKLGEFSLEDVMMQVRGECQKKMSLSL; encoded by the coding sequence TTGGCTATTCCTAGTCGTTACGCCGTCGCAATTCACATTCTAACGTTTCTGGAAGATGGAAAAGGGAAGGACACAACCTCCGACACAATCGCAGAATCGGTCGGAACAAACCCGGCGATCGTAAGAACCCTGATCGGGAAATTGAGAAAGGCCGGATTAGTCTATACAAGACAAGGGGTTCCCGGCGCCTCTCTTACCAAACCCGCATCGGAGATCCGACTTTCCGACATTTATCGCGCCATCGAGGCCTCCGAATGCCTTTTCAACGTTCACGATCACCCGAAACAGGATTGCTCGGTGGGAATGGGAATTCTCCCGACACTTGAATGTATGTTCGCCCAGGCTCAAGCCGCCCTGGAAGCCAAATTGGGAGAATTCTCCCTAGAGGACGTGATGATGCAGGTCCGGGGCGAATGCCAAAAAAAAATGTCTCTTTCCCTTTGA